One Faecalispora anaeroviscerum genomic window carries:
- a CDS encoding LURP-one-related/scramblase family protein: protein MDYYLNRHTEAGSTLFDVFDSAGTSLYTVEGEWGSFGGRMYLRDAAGTEAAKISCVGIHGLCKYSVQIGERERLRVTHNLASSGSSLRLSKTDWSLRGDLLIRSFDAVDSRGNVRMTHAPCWTARGDGYGIHVERQQDVPLSLCLAVIVDNAALCGPGCAVPAN, encoded by the coding sequence ATGGACTATTATCTAAACAGACATACCGAAGCTGGTTCGACTCTGTTTGATGTGTTTGACTCAGCTGGTACCAGTCTTTATACCGTGGAAGGTGAGTGGGGCTCGTTTGGGGGCAGAATGTATCTGCGCGATGCCGCCGGCACCGAGGCGGCGAAAATCAGCTGCGTGGGAATCCACGGTCTGTGCAAATACAGCGTGCAGATCGGGGAGCGGGAGCGTCTGCGTGTGACGCATAATCTTGCGTCCTCCGGCAGCAGCCTGCGCCTAAGCAAAACAGACTGGAGCCTCCGCGGCGATCTTCTAATTCGCAGCTTCGACGCGGTGGACAGCCGGGGCAACGTGCGCATGACCCACGCGCCCTGCTGGACGGCCCGGGGTGACGGCTATGGAATTCATGTGGAGCGGCAGCAGGATGTGCCGCTCTCCCTGTGCCTTGCGGTGATTGTAGACAATGCCGCGCTGTGCGGCCCGGGGTGCGCGGTTCCGGCCAATTAA